From the Malus domestica chromosome 17, GDT2T_hap1 genome, one window contains:
- the LOC139193377 gene encoding uncharacterized protein, with amino-acid sequence MDGNAGYNQIKMIQSSPYYPQSNGQAKASNKILVNIIKRMVIDSPEKWHENLGNILWAYRTSKRAGTGITPYALTFGQDAVLPVEINVSSVRIQNQFGLHSEEYIEAMCQGIEDLDVARIEALN; translated from the coding sequence atggatgggaatgccgggtataatcaaataaagatgatccagtctAGTCCGTACTACCCTCAATCAAATGGCCAGGCAAAAGCCAGCAACAAGATCCTGGTCAACATTATTAAAAGAATGGTGATAGATAGTCCAGAAAAGTGGCATGAAAATCTGGGGAACATTTTGTGGGCATACAGAACTTCCAAGAGGGCAGGAACAGGGATaactccttatgctttaactttcgggcaagatgcagtgctccCCGTGGAGATCAATGTAAGTTCTGttagaattcaaaatcaatttgggTTACATAGTGAAGAGTAcatcgaagccatgtgtcaaggaattgaagacttggaTGTTGCCCGAATTGAAGCTTTGAACTAG
- the LOC103431003 gene encoding uncharacterized protein isoform X1, producing the protein MADGEEKGSDFYAVLGLDKECTDSELRNSYKKLALRWHPDRCSASGNSKFVEEAKMKFQDIQQAYSVLSDANKRFLYDVGAYGSDDDENNEMGEFLNEMAMMMSQTKPNGNGKETFEELQDIFYEMFQGDIGSYGSASRTPSSCSTSSYASYCESSSSNNKRNCSEMNYEKVTLDDPSGFDTHFPSFCVGVGSRQDNGKATAAGEGIRAKTTGNRRQGRKQKVTSGHDVSSNDYSGISAS; encoded by the exons ATGGCTGATGGGGAAGAGAAAGGCAGTGACTTCTATGCAGTTTTAGGGTTGGACAAGGAATGCACAGACTCGGAGCTCAGAAATTCCTATAAGAAACTTGCACTG AGATGGCACCCGGATCGCTGTTCTGCCTCCGGAAATTCTAAGTTCGTGGAAGAAGCCAAGATGAAATTCCAAGACATTCAACAAGCCTATTCTG TTTTATCTGACGCGAATAAGAGGTTTCTGTACGATGTAGGAGCCTATGGCAGTGATGATGACGAAAACAAT GAGATGGGTGagtttttgaatgaaatggcAATGATGATGAGCCAAACAAAGCCTAAT GGAAATGGGAAGGAGACGTTTGAAGAATTGCAggatattttttatgaaatgtttCAAGGGGATATTGGGAGTTATGGGTCTGCTTCTCGGACCCCTAGTTCCTGTTCTACTTCTTCGTATGCGTCCTATTGCGAAAGCTCAAGTTCCAATAACAAGCGCAATTGCTCTGAAATGAACTATGAGAAGGTGACCTTGGACGATCCTTCTGGCTTCGACACTCATTTTCCAAGTTTTTGTGTAGGG GTGGGAAGCCGTCAAGACAACGGGAAGGCAACGGCAGCAGGAGAAGGGATTCGCGCAAAAACCACCGGTAATCGAAGGCAGGGCAGGAAACAAAAGGTCACATCTGGGCATGATGTTTCTTCAAATGACTACTCTGGTATATCAGCTAGTTGA
- the LOC103431003 gene encoding uncharacterized protein isoform X2: MADGEEKGSDFYAVLGLDKECTDSELRNSYKKLALRWHPDRCSASGNSKFVEEAKMKFQDIQQAYSVLSDANKRFLYDVGAYGSDDDENNEMGEFLNEMAMMMSQTKPNGNGKETFEELQDIFYEMFQGDIGSYGSASRTPSSCSTSSYASYCESSSSNNKRNCSEMNYEKVTLDDPSGFDTHFPSFCVGTGGKPSRQREGNGSRRRDSRKNHR, encoded by the exons ATGGCTGATGGGGAAGAGAAAGGCAGTGACTTCTATGCAGTTTTAGGGTTGGACAAGGAATGCACAGACTCGGAGCTCAGAAATTCCTATAAGAAACTTGCACTG AGATGGCACCCGGATCGCTGTTCTGCCTCCGGAAATTCTAAGTTCGTGGAAGAAGCCAAGATGAAATTCCAAGACATTCAACAAGCCTATTCTG TTTTATCTGACGCGAATAAGAGGTTTCTGTACGATGTAGGAGCCTATGGCAGTGATGATGACGAAAACAAT GAGATGGGTGagtttttgaatgaaatggcAATGATGATGAGCCAAACAAAGCCTAAT GGAAATGGGAAGGAGACGTTTGAAGAATTGCAggatattttttatgaaatgtttCAAGGGGATATTGGGAGTTATGGGTCTGCTTCTCGGACCCCTAGTTCCTGTTCTACTTCTTCGTATGCGTCCTATTGCGAAAGCTCAAGTTCCAATAACAAGCGCAATTGCTCTGAAATGAACTATGAGAAGGTGACCTTGGACGATCCTTCTGGCTTCGACACTCATTTTCCAAGTTTTTGTGTAGGG ACAGGTGGGAAGCCGTCAAGACAACGGGAAGGCAACGGCAGCAGGAGAAGGGATTCGCGCAAAAACCACCGGTAA